The sequence gatgcatttttaacaaaaatttcaattctaataattcgattgaaatttaaagcAGCAAAAGCAAATTCTttgcaaaaaatgtcaaatttgcaaccaaaatttaatgaattttataataaaaaggtaaaatttctacTCAGActtaccatttttcaacaaaatagtagaattttcatttaaaaaaaaatcattttgaaataaaaaaataaactttcaacaaaatggtttaattattaacacaaaaatataaatttttaagaaaaaaaagttcatttccaacaaaactgttgaattctaaagccaaaaaagggaattttcaaacaaaaaaggcgtgcattaaacaaaataaatcattttttaattaaaaaagtagaattttcaataaaaaattgataagttacgtttttagttagaaaaattaattttaaccaaaaaaattaacggtTAATATAACTGTGAAATTTGCCTCctaagtaataaattttaaattaaaatgatgaattgtgacataaaacaaaattaattttcaaccaaatagttgaattttcaattgaaatattgcATTCTACATAAAAATAGAATGCGtagacccaaaaatatgaattttctaagaaaatatttccattttcaaccagaaaagattacttttaaacaaaataaataagtttacaaCTTCaaaagttgaaagttaaaaaatatgcttaaaagaaaaaaagaattcgcTTCCAAAGTAATGAATTTGTTTCTAAGATgacaaattgtcaaccaaaaaaattcatttttaacgaaatagttggatcttcaaccaagaagatgaattttttcaccaaacagactatttttcaacaaaataattcatttttgataggaaaaaactagtttttaacaaaataattctatttttaacccgaaaatttaaattttcaacaacaaagttcatttccaaaaaaactggtgacttttaagccaaaaaactgaatattcaaataagacgatgtaatttttagaaaaaagatttagtttgaaaaaaaaaatgaatatttatttaaaaagattaattttctttcaaaaagatgaacttttaaccaaatagtagaatttttaattacaaaaggattaattgtattttcaattaaaacgattacgttttaataaacaaaagataggttcattttcaataaaatagatgaattttcaaatggaatagtccattttttagctccaaaataaattttcaactgaagataaatttaaaatctataatagaatacttaagtttttagttaaaaaataaaatattttcaaacaacgaaaaacgattttttaataaaaaagatacatttcctacaaaacaagagaactatttaacaaaatacataaattttcaaccaaatagttgaattttNNNNNNNNNNNNNNNNNNNNNNNNNNNNNNNNNNNNNNNNNNNNNNNNNNNNNNNNNNNNNNNNNNNNNNNNNNNNNNNNNNNNNNNNNNNNNNNNNNNNcaactattttgttgaaaattcgtattttttggttcaattaaactttcatttatttcaaatcgaaatatttttgggtaaaataatataaactattatttttttaaaataaaaattcatgtttttgtttaaaaaatccactattttgttgaaaagtaactttttcgttgaaaattcatattttcggtttgaaaatccaactattttgttgaaaatttgcatttttttggtttaattcaaccgtgtttgatttcaaatttaaacaaaaaaaatggattagaataatatcaactattatattttctattaaaactttatatattttgattgaaaattaaggtttttgttaaaaaatcaactattttgggagcaagttccactattttgttgaaaagtaactctgttattgaaaattcgtattttttgcttaaaataatatgaactattatattaatctataaaaattcatccattttgattaaaaaatgcatgtttttgttaaaaaacgacttttgttcatagaaagttcattattttcttgaaaagtaactttgttctggaaaattcttcttttttggttgaatttaaatggTTTGATTTCTAATGAAagtgttttttggttaaaataatatgaactacaacatttttctttaaaaattcatctattttgattaaaaatttatgtttttcataaaaaatcaacttattttgataaaaagtgtaactttttggttaagaagtaacttttttttgttgaaaattcgtgtttttggttgcatttaaatgcatttgaatttaaattgcaagatttttttgcttaaaataatatccattattatatttttcgttgagaattcatctatttcgattaaaaattaatttttgttgttaaaaaatcatttatttttgtagatagttcaactatttggttaaaaagtaaattttttgttaataattctcattttcagtttaaaaattcaactatttgtttttaaatcagtgttttttggttaaattcaatgtttttgtttttaaagtaaattgtttattagttccgataatatcaactattatatttttctttcaaaatttatgtttttcatataaaatcaacttattttcgtacaaagttcaactacttggttaagatttaaatttttttgttaaaaattcttatttttggtttaaaaattcaactatttttttttttaaattagtgttttttggttaaattcaatttcttttgttctaaaattaaattgaaagttaatttttctgttaaaaaatgaactattttggtagaaacttaaactGATGTGTTCCaaactaacttttttgatgagaattcataattttggtttaaaaattcaactatttttattcaaaattcatgtttttgtttttaaaaaaactacttttttcacataaagttcaaatatttggttaaaaagtaaatttttttattaaaaaatctcattttcggtttaaaaattcaactacttttattttatttttttgaaaattagtatttcttggttacatttaactgtttttgtttttaaatcaaattgtttattagttttaaaaacatcaactattatatttttcgtttaaacttaatctattctaattaaaaaataatttttctgttcaaaaatcaaatattttgttaacaacttaAACTGATTGGTtcagaatgaacttttttgaaaaaatttcatattttcattttgaaagtgcaactattttttaaaaaattcgtgttttttgatttaatttaactctgtttgatttccaattaaaaatgttttttggttgaaataatacgAACTatgatatttttctgtaaaaattcatctattttgattaaaaattaacgtttttgttaaaaaaacaacttattttggtagatagttcaactatttggttaaaaagtacattttttattaaaaattctcattttcggcttaaaaattcaaccttttttttttaaattagtgttttttttgttaaattcgacttcttttgttcttaaatttaattgtttattagttctaataatattaactattatatttttctttgaaaattcatctattttaattaaaagttaatttttctgttaaaaactgaactattttgttagaaacttaaattgattgattcagaattaacttttttgtcgaaaatttatattttccgtttgaaaattcaactattttgttgaaaattcatgttttttttttggtttaattcaactgtgtttgatttccaattaaaaattttttaatttggttacaataatatcaactattatatttttcattaaaacttcatatattttgattaaaaattaagattttttttttttaaatcaactattttgggagaaagttccactattttgttgaaaagtaactttcttattgaaaattcgtgttatttgcttaaaataatatgaactagtatattaatcttcaaaaatccatcgattttgattaaaaaatcatgtttttgtttttaaaaaaacaacttttttcgcagaaagttcaactattttgttgaaaattcttctttttttggttgaattttattggttttattttaaattaaaaaattttgttgaaaattcttgttttctggttaaatataactgtttttgtttttaaattaaattgtttattagttctattaatattaactaattatatttatctttgaaaattcttgtttttgtaaaaaatcgactatttttatagaaagttcaactatttggttaagaagtaaattttttgttgaaaattcatttattttgattaaaaactaaaatttttggttagaagtgcatctatttcgttaaaaaatcaattattttggtagaaagttcaactattttgttgaaaatttgtgttttttggtttaattcaacagtgtttgattttaaattcaaacgttttttggttaaaataatataaacttatcatatttttcttaaaagattcatctatttagattacaaattaatgttttttttcgaaaatcaacttattttgatacgaaattcaactatttggttaaaaagtacatttttttgttaaaaattctcatcttcggtttaaaaattcaactatttttgttgttgagaatttgtgttttttgtttaaatttgactgtttttgtttttgttttgaaattaaattgtttatcagttctaataatattaattattctatttttctttgaaaattaatctactttaattaaaaattaatttttctgatcaaaaagtaactaatttgttaaaaacttaaactgATTGGTtcagaatgaacttttttgttgaaaattgaacaatttttaagaatattcgtGTTTtctggtttaattcaactgtgtttcatttccagttaaaaggtttttttggttgaaataatatgaaCTATgatatttttctgtagaaattcatctaatttgattaaaaatttatgtttttgattaaaaaaatcttcttattttggtagaaatttcaactatttggttaaaaaacagttttcttgttgaaaaatttatatttgcgtgttgaaaatccatatgttttaaattaaaaattcatgtttttgtttaaaaatcaactattttgatagaaaatctatttggttaaaaagtaacttttttgttgaatattcatattttctgttatagtttctataaaaattcatctattttgattgaaaatttatgtttttgatcaaaaaagcaacttattttggtacaaagttcaactatttggttataaagtaaattttttttgttaaaaattctcattttcggtttaaaaattcaacttgttttttgtaaattagtgttttttggttaaattaaattgtttttgtttttaaattaaattgtttaatagttctaataatataaaactattatatttttggttgggaattcatgtattttgattgaaaattcatgtttttattaaaaaatgacttttttcgtagaaagaactattttcttgaagaaaaacttttttgttgaaaatttaattattttcttgaaaattcttctttttttgtgaatataactggttttatttttaattaaaaacttttctggttaaaataatatcaactattatattttttatgaaaatttatctattttgattaaaaattaatttttctgttaaaaattgaactattttgttagaaacttaaaCTGAGGGGttcagaattaacttttttgttaaaaattcatattttccttttgaaaattatactatattgtttaaaaatgggaatttttaacaaaaaattgatgaatttccaacgaaaaatataatttttcgttgggaattcatttgttttgatttaaaattaattttttgttaaaaatttaactattttcttgaaaattagtgtttttggttaaattcaactgtttttgtttagaaattaaattgtttattagttcctataatattaactattatatttttcgttgagaattcatctattttgattgaaaattcatgttttttatttaaaaaatcaacttattttggtacaaagttcaactatttggttaaaaagtaacttttttgttgaaaattcatattttttggataaatttaactgtgcttgattttaaattgaaatgttttttggttaaaataatatgaactatatattatttaaatgcatttattttgactaaaaattcatgttttttatttaaaaaatcaacttttttgttacaaagttcaactatttggttaaaaagtaaattttttgttaaaaattaatttttttaaaattagtgttttttggttaaattcgactgtttttgtttataaattaaataatttatcactTGTAATattatcagctattatatttttctttaaaattttatgtttttcatacaaattaaatttttgattagttctaataatattaactattatatgtttcattgggaattcatctattttgattaaaaattcatgtttttgttaaaaattttcattttaggttcaaaaattcaactattttttttaaatgagtcttttttgcttaaattgaactgtttttttaaattagattgtcTATTAGttctaataatataaaatattatatttttcgttgggaattcagctgttttgattaaaaattcatgtttttgttaaaaaaactacttttttcgtagaaagtttaattatttttgtgaaaagtaacttttttgttgaaaattcaactattttgttaaaaattcttctttttttggttgaatttaactgtgtttcattttaaataaaaatttttcttgtaattataatattaactatcatatttttctttgaaaattcatctattttgattaaaaattcatgtttttgtgaaaaaaatcgacgattttgatagaaagttcaactatttggttaaaaaagagctttcttgttgaaaaattcatatttgctttTTGAataaccatatttttttattaaaaatttatatttttggttaagaagtaatttttttagataaaaattctcattttcggtttaaaaattcaactattttttttaaccagtgtTTTTCGgttaagttcaactgtttttgtttttaaattagattgtTTATTAGTTCTAataatatgaactattatatttttccttgagaattcatctatttttattaaaaattcatgtttttgtaaaaaaaaatcgactattttgatagaagtttcaactatttcgttaaaaaatagttttctgttgcaaaattcatatttgcgttttggaaatttatattttttcattaaaaattcatgattttgtttaaaaatcaactattttgatagaaagttcacctttttgattaaaaaataatttttttttgaaattcatttattttgattaaaaacttaaatgcTTGATTGGAAAtgtatctatttcgttaaaaaatcaactatttcgggagcaagtttaactattttattgaaaattttggtttttttggttaaattcaattgcaattttaaaataaaatatttgctggtaaaaataaaatcaactgttatatttttcgttgaagatccatctattatgattaaaaattcatgtttttgttaaaaattccacttattttggtacaaagttcaactattttgttaaaaagtaactttttggttgaaattttaaattttcggtttgaaaattcaactattttgttgaaaattcgtgtttttggattaattcaactgtgtttgatttcaaattaaaatgtttttttggtcaaactaatattaaatatgatattttttgttaaaaattcatttatttttattcggaatttaactgcttggtggaaaatttatgtatttctttaaagaatcaattattttggtataaaCTTAAACTCCTtcgttacaattttttgttgtggaaagctcaattattttggtaaaaaataaactttaaacaaattttttttaagtcttctcaaatttttaattattttcgaaatgttttaaaatttctaaatatcttttaaaatgattctaaattattttaaatcctgcaaatttaaataaattgcgacaattttgtatatcttttagtgtgttttaaaatctttaaagaaattctgtttaaattgattttttttttaattttcagaaatctatattttatttgcaaattttaaattatttttgaaaattatttaatatcttttaaaatgattcaaatttttcctaaaatatttttaaaatcctgcaaatttatcaaatttgctctaaaatcttccagattcttaaaaaaaatattaatagttaaaaatgtacatttgttttactttgttaaaatcttttcaaaatttaaattattatatatttttctaaacttctaaatatttttaaaaattaccctaattttatttttaatcctgcaaatttaaagaaattgcgaaaattttgagaatcttttagtgtatattaaaatctttatagaaattctgtttaaataatttttttttaaatgttcaaaattctacattttatttcagctttttaaaaatgttttcaaattattttcgaaaactatttaatatctttttaaataattcaaattttacttaattttttttttaaatcacgcaTATGTCCAATATttaccctaaaatcttccagattcttttttgaaaaatttagaaatagttaaaaatgtctaaaattttttaaaaccttttcaaattttaaaatattgttgaaaattatttaatatctttaaaaatgatacaaatttttcctaaaatattcttaaaatcttgCAAATGTACCAAATTTGCTCTAAaaacttccagattctttttttttaatttataaatcattaagaatgtacattatttttaattatttttgaatttttttaaacttttaaatatcttttaaaatgattttaattttattttaaatccaacaaatttaaagaaattggtaatttttttaaaatcttttagagtgttttaaaatctttaaataaattctgtttaaattatttttttcaaagtctacattttattttaatttttaaattatttttcaaaattatttaatatttattttaaatgattcaattttttcctacaatatttttgaaatcctgcaaatttactaaatttgctctgaaatcttccagattcttttttgagaaattttttttaattttcagaaatctacattttattcgaaaatttaaaaaatgttttcgaattttaaattatttttgaaaattatttaatatcttttaaaatgattaaaaatttttctaaaatatttttaaaatcctacaaatttatcaaatttgctcaaaaatcttccagattctttttaaaaaatgtattaatgtataaaatgtattaatgtattaatattaaatgtattaaacttctaaatattttttaaaatgattatgattttttttaaatcctgcaaatttaaagaaattgcgacaatttttcaaatttttcaaaaatctacattttgtttgaaatttctaaaaatgttttcaaatttttaattatcgttgaaaattatttaatatttttttaaattattcaaattttaccttaaagattttaaaatcaggCATACTAcactaaaatcttccagattcttttttgaaaattttagaagtctttaaaaatatacgttttgCTTAAAATTGGCTTAAATCTTcgcaaatttgtaattattttcgaacttttttaaaacttttaaatatcttttaaaattattctaattttatttttaatcctggaaatttaaagaaattgcgacaatttgtgaaatcttttagagtgttttaaaatttttaaagaaattctgtttaaattatttttttcaaaaatcgacattttatttgaaatttctagaaatgttaaattatttttgaaaattaattaatatcttttaacattatttaaatttttcgtaaaatatttttaaactattgcaaaattaccaaattttctctaaaattgtctagattctttttaaactattcaagaaatttttgttcaattttatcttcaaataattctttaaaaatatcaattctttttaaattttcctagtaggcaaaactgcaaaaaaatggCATTCAAATTTCCTAGATtctgtttcgaaattttaggaagtcattttaaatgttataaaatattttttacttttcgcttaaaataaatttttcaaaatgaaaaaaaaaatcacttaatattatattattctagtttaaagaaaaattttacgtaaaattctatcaaatattttaaaattattatcgacactctgattttcaaaattgtcgcaatttcattaaatttgcagaatttaaaataaaatgagaattagaataaaaaataagttcatCCAGGcataaaatgagaatttttttcttctctctcAGGTTCCGGAAGGTTCGGAAGTGAAGGTTGGACAGCTAATtgctattttagtagaaaaaggaACGAATTGGAAATCAGCGGTTGTTCCTACAGCGACCAAAGTTGCAGCTTCTGCAACTCCTGCTGCAGCAGTTCCGACTCCTAAAACTGGTGCTCCCTCTGCGCCATCTCCTTGCGGTCCCAAACCTCCAGCCAGTGGCCAGTAagtcaatttaatttcttttcccccattttttcaagttaaaaaaaatagaaaaaatcatggtttattgtaattaaatgacattaattttattttattttattatattgcattttttttagtagGCAGTTGTtatagagagaaaaaaattagtagttgcatttcaaattcaaatatttgattttttaagccaaaaagattatttttttttagaagagagttgaattttcaacccgaaaaataaattttcgacaaaagataaaaaatgaattttcagtccgcaaggacgaatttttcaaaaaaagagttaaattttctaccagagaagatgattataaaaaaagagttgaatttttaacaaaagaatttaacatttaacaaaatagttaatttttttctgaaaatagtggaagttttaacttaaaatattcacGATATTTCTGcattttatcattaatttcttcaaaactttaaaaaatttaaatatctttcaaaatttttaaaaatatttttaatctcttcaaaaattcataaatttatgttttgaactgactgtaatttaaaaaaaaagtattaatagttaaaaatgtacatttgttttactttgttaaaatcttttcaaaatttaaattattatatatatatttttaaagttcgaaatattttttaaaatgattctaattttatttttaatcctgcaaatttaaagaaattgcgacaattttgagaatcttttagtgtgtattaaaatctttaaagaaattctgtttaaattaatttttttcaaatgttccaaaatctacattttatttcaactttttaaaaatgttttcaaattattttcgaaaactatttaatatctttttaaataattcaaattatacttacattttttttaaatcacgcaTAGGTCCAATATTTACTCTaaattctttcagattcttttttgaaaaatttataaatagttaaaaatgtctaaaaatttttaaaatattttcatattttaaaatgttgttgaaaattatttaatatctttaaaaatgattcaaatttttcctaaaatattcttaaaatcctgcaaatttaccAAATTTGCTCTAAaaacttccagattctttttttttaaatttataaatcattaagaatgtacattatttttattttgtttaaatcttttcaaattttaaattatttttgaatttttttttaaacttttaaatatcttttagaatgattctaattttattttaaatcctccgaatttaaaggaattgggaaatttttttaatcttttagagtgttttaaaatctttaaagaaattctgttgaaattaatttttttttttaatttttcagaaatccatattttatttgaaaattttaaaaatattttcaaattttaaattatttttgaaaattatttaatatcttttaaaatgattcaattttttcctagaatatttttaaaatcctgcaaatttatcaaatttgctcttaaatcttccagaatctttaaaaaaatgtattaatagttaaaaatgtacatttgttttactttgttaaaatcttttcaaaatttaaattattatatatatttttaaacttcgaaatattttttaaaatgattctaattttatttttaatc comes from Belonocnema kinseyi isolate 2016_QV_RU_SX_M_011 chromosome 5, B_treatae_v1, whole genome shotgun sequence and encodes:
- the LOC117173908 gene encoding dihydrolipoyllysine-residue acetyltransferase component of pyruvate dehydrogenase complex-like, translated to MLKRKKEFASKVPEGSEVKVGQLIAILVEKGTNWKSAVVPTATKVAASATPAAAVPTPKTGAPSAPSPCGPKPPASGQVYGLSVKRLLEEYGLSSGSIKGTGRTNRLLKSDVLTYIQSNNLQRVAPQTGEIK